A genome region from Dolichospermum compactum NIES-806 includes the following:
- a CDS encoding methyl-accepting chemotaxis protein has translation MLNKTDIKQSSNSQNQASLISPAKVVDSRGKSPIYQRSWYQGLAYLRKFNLSAKSIILSIAIGTLPVLGIGVIAYIFGSKLITKQIITSQENTAINLSDKVNNFIGQRYGDIQILSNISFSSPMQDTEKAIAEKSRQISKVDNSTINIETKSSLDRLIKTSNVYDNVAIFDINGQVIVQSSGESLSPEKQLIYFQDVVKQNTPIISQPEIVKNIGAVIYIAAPIKDAIEGNTIGIVRTRMPIKALEKVIQGYIDETNQYYFLDATGKILISSYPDLFGEKFINIYPSLTNVLNAKNIDTFTAIAKNNQKQQLISYIPFSKISGLPEIKWQLIIEKDTAIAFKQQREFLTLTASKTPLIALLMTLLVAWLSQRINAKIANTSIAEAQEIQEQINLSVVNKQEDQEREIEWLKLLLEVTRKIRLNLQSEVIYQTAISEVSHILKTDRVIIYKLHRKTQAVKVIAESVIDDCQKMLGVYNNDSHWRELGKSDQFESISDIEQEANLTSSYIEWLKKFSVQSSLTAPILSHGEIQGFLIAHHCHHPHVWQVEEINFLTQIATQVGYALEQSHLLVEIRKLKANSQTNINQDSLEIQNFQDSIQPIVNQIQQAVSEVNVYLEKFTTEAILEPEKMHQSLENIENMTITIQSIADIAQQAVTIVNDANHTATKTGAEMDLTLQNIFCVQETVDEITKKVRRLGESSQQISRVVSIINQISMQTNLLAINAGIEAARAGEEGQGFAVVAEEVGELAARSAAATQEIEEIIAKIQQETGEVLKTMSMGTNQVTQSSNIIENAKHNLQQIVDVSQQIYTLVQSILSSTQSQVQTSQIVSQTIKDITLVSARNSHNSRQVSQSLQKAVDISQELKDTIETFPPN, from the coding sequence ATGTTGAATAAAACTGATATCAAACAAAGTAGCAATTCTCAAAATCAAGCATCTTTAATTTCTCCAGCTAAAGTTGTTGATAGTAGAGGAAAAAGTCCCATTTATCAGAGGTCTTGGTATCAGGGGTTAGCATATTTGCGAAAATTTAATTTGAGTGCCAAATCTATAATTTTGTCTATAGCTATTGGTACTTTACCCGTTTTGGGAATTGGCGTGATCGCTTATATTTTCGGTAGTAAGTTAATTACAAAACAAATTATTACATCCCAAGAAAATACAGCAATTAACTTAAGCGATAAAGTTAATAACTTTATTGGACAACGCTATGGAGATATTCAGATACTATCTAATATATCTTTTTCAAGTCCGATGCAAGATACAGAAAAAGCAATAGCAGAAAAATCTAGGCAAATATCCAAAGTTGATAACAGCACAATTAATATAGAAACAAAATCGTCCTTAGATCGCTTGATAAAAACTAGTAATGTTTATGATAATGTAGCCATATTTGATATTAATGGACAAGTGATCGTTCAGTCATCAGGAGAATCTTTAAGTCCAGAAAAACAACTGATCTATTTTCAAGATGTAGTTAAACAAAATACTCCTATTATTAGTCAACCAGAAATAGTTAAAAATATAGGCGCAGTGATTTATATAGCTGCACCAATTAAGGATGCAATTGAGGGTAATACTATCGGTATAGTCAGAACTCGTATGCCTATAAAAGCCTTAGAAAAAGTAATACAAGGTTATATAGATGAGACTAATCAATATTATTTTTTAGATGCAACGGGAAAAATTTTAATTAGTTCTTACCCAGATTTATTTGGTGAAAAATTTATCAATATATATCCGAGTTTAACTAATGTTTTGAATGCAAAAAATATTGATACATTTACAGCCATTGCCAAAAATAATCAAAAGCAGCAACTTATTAGTTATATACCATTTTCCAAAATATCAGGTTTACCAGAGATCAAGTGGCAATTAATTATAGAAAAAGATACAGCGATCGCCTTTAAGCAACAAAGAGAATTTTTGACATTAACTGCTAGTAAAACACCATTAATCGCATTATTAATGACGTTGCTTGTAGCTTGGTTAAGTCAGCGGATTAATGCTAAGATTGCGAATACATCCATAGCAGAAGCTCAGGAAATTCAAGAGCAGATAAATCTAAGTGTAGTCAACAAACAAGAAGATCAAGAAAGAGAAATTGAATGGCTCAAGTTACTGCTAGAGGTGACTAGAAAAATTCGGCTAAATCTTCAGTCTGAAGTTATTTATCAAACAGCAATTTCTGAAGTTAGTCATATTCTAAAAACAGATAGAGTCATCATTTATAAACTCCACCGAAAAACGCAAGCTGTCAAAGTAATTGCTGAATCGGTAATTGATGATTGTCAAAAAATGCTCGGTGTGTATAACAATGATTCTCACTGGCGAGAACTTGGGAAAAGTGATCAATTTGAGTCCATATCAGACATTGAACAAGAAGCAAATTTAACCAGCAGTTATATCGAATGGTTAAAGAAATTTTCTGTACAAAGTAGTTTAACTGCACCAATTTTAAGTCATGGAGAAATTCAAGGATTCTTGATTGCTCATCATTGTCATCATCCTCATGTTTGGCAAGTTGAAGAAATTAATTTTTTAACCCAAATTGCTACACAAGTCGGCTATGCTTTAGAACAATCTCATCTCCTAGTAGAGATCAGAAAATTGAAAGCTAATAGTCAAACAAATATTAATCAAGACTCTCTAGAAATCCAGAATTTTCAGGATAGTATTCAGCCAATTGTGAACCAAATTCAACAAGCTGTTAGTGAAGTAAATGTTTATTTAGAAAAATTCACCACAGAGGCAATTCTAGAACCTGAAAAAATGCACCAAAGCTTAGAAAATATTGAAAATATGACCATTACTATTCAATCTATCGCTGATATAGCACAGCAAGCTGTCACCATTGTTAATGATGCTAACCATACAGCTACTAAAACTGGAGCAGAGATGGATTTAACATTGCAAAATATTTTCTGTGTCCAAGAAACGGTTGATGAAATAACTAAAAAAGTGAGACGTTTAGGGGAATCTTCTCAACAAATTTCTCGTGTGGTTTCCATAATTAATCAAATTTCCATGCAAACTAATTTATTAGCAATTAATGCGGGAATTGAAGCTGCAAGAGCCGGAGAAGAAGGTCAAGGTTTTGCAGTGGTAGCTGAAGAAGTTGGCGAATTAGCCGCCAGAAGTGCAGCCGCTACTCAAGAAATTGAGGAAATAATTGCCAAAATTCAACAAGAAACAGGTGAAGTATTAAAAACTATGTCAATGGGAACTAATCAAGTTACCCAAAGCAGCAATATTATCGAAAATGCCAAGCATAATTTACAACAAATCGTTGATGTATCTCAGCAAATATATACCTTAGTTCAGTCAATTTTAAGTTCTACTCAATCTCAAGTTCAAACATCACAAATTGTTAGTCAAACTATTAAAGATATTACTCTTGTATCAGCACGTAATAGTCATAATTCGCGTCAAGTTTCCCAATCTTTACAAAAAGCAGTAGATATTTCTCAAGAGTTAAAAGATACTATTGAGACTTTCCCACCTAATTGA
- a CDS encoding chemotaxis protein CheW, whose amino-acid sequence MKKLQIDFNHQAIHNTREDGYLKFQLNQQTGAVLSIAHTQEAIIVPVTSVTAIPNMPACILGLMNWRSHIIWVVDLPKMFNLECLDHRLHQYNIIVIQIESMILGLVVQEIKGTTKFIADDIRSPVGQVASSLVPYLCGCVVQQEEILLVLNAVHILSSDVFCIN is encoded by the coding sequence ATGAAAAAGTTGCAAATTGACTTTAACCATCAAGCCATACATAACACTCGAGAAGATGGCTATCTTAAATTTCAACTTAATCAACAAACAGGTGCTGTTTTATCCATTGCTCATACGCAGGAAGCAATTATTGTACCAGTGACATCGGTTACAGCTATTCCAAATATGCCTGCTTGTATATTAGGATTGATGAATTGGCGCAGTCATATAATTTGGGTAGTTGATTTACCGAAGATGTTTAATCTAGAATGTCTTGATCATCGGTTGCATCAGTATAATATTATTGTTATTCAAATAGAATCAATGATTTTAGGTTTAGTCGTTCAAGAAATTAAAGGTACAACCAAGTTTATTGCTGATGATATCCGTTCTCCTGTGGGACAAGTAGCATCTAGTTTAGTACCGTATTTATGTGGTTGTGTGGTGCAACAAGAAGAAATTTTATTGGTATTAAATGCAGTACATATTTTAAGTTCAGATGTTTTTTGTATTAACTAA
- a CDS encoding ABC transporter ATP-binding protein, protein MTAAVLIENLKKSYGNVVAVQDVSFQVQTGEIFGLLGPNGAGKTTTLRALCTLTTPDTGKIEVSGISVLNHPKLARQKLGYVAQEVALDKVLTGRELLQLQAALYHLPGAVIKQRINTILDLLGLQEYADKKTGTYSGGLRKRLDLAAGLLHAPDVLVLDEPTVGLDIESRVVVWEFLRQLRAGGTTVVITSHYLEEVDALADRVAIIDRGLVIANGTPSQLKDQVGGDRITLRIREFSPSEEAETAKNLLSALPFVQEIIINSAQGNSLNLVVTPQNDVLITIQQVLNNANLPIFGIAQSRPSLDDVYLAATGKTLMDAELAAVANRDPKAEKKQNMR, encoded by the coding sequence ATGACTGCCGCTGTTTTGATCGAAAATCTTAAAAAAAGCTACGGTAATGTAGTCGCAGTCCAGGATGTTTCCTTTCAAGTCCAAACTGGAGAAATTTTTGGGTTACTTGGACCTAACGGGGCAGGGAAAACGACCACTCTCCGGGCTTTATGTACGCTAACAACGCCCGATACTGGGAAAATTGAAGTTTCTGGCATTTCTGTCTTAAATCACCCCAAATTGGCTAGACAAAAACTGGGTTATGTAGCTCAAGAAGTAGCTTTGGATAAGGTACTAACTGGACGGGAGTTACTACAATTACAAGCGGCATTGTATCACCTTCCTGGTGCGGTGATTAAACAGCGCATTAATACTATTTTGGATTTGCTGGGGTTACAAGAATATGCAGATAAAAAAACTGGAACTTATTCCGGTGGTTTACGCAAACGGCTAGATTTAGCGGCTGGGTTACTTCATGCGCCTGATGTGTTGGTATTAGATGAACCAACGGTAGGATTGGATATTGAAAGTCGGGTTGTAGTCTGGGAGTTTTTGCGACAATTGCGGGCTGGGGGAACTACTGTGGTAATTACCAGCCATTATTTAGAAGAAGTTGATGCTTTAGCTGACAGAGTAGCAATTATTGATAGAGGTTTGGTTATTGCTAATGGTACACCTTCTCAGTTAAAAGACCAGGTGGGGGGTGATCGGATCACTTTAAGAATCCGTGAATTTTCACCCTCAGAAGAAGCCGAAACTGCCAAAAACCTGTTATCAGCCTTACCTTTTGTCCAAGAAATCATCATCAACAGCGCCCAAGGTAACTCTCTAAATTTAGTAGTTACTCCGCAAAATGACGTTTTGATCACGATTCAACAAGTATTAAATAATGCCAACTTACCAATTTTTGGCATCGCTCAATCTCGTCCTAGTTTAGATGATGTTTACCTAGCAGCCACCGGCAAAACCTTAATGGATGCCGAATTAGCCGCTGTAGCCAATCGTGATCCTAAAGCCGAGAAAAAGCAAAATATGAGATAG